In Natrinema amylolyticum, the following are encoded in one genomic region:
- a CDS encoding CatB-related O-acetyltransferase, translated as MMAVPSVVRSIGGKIATGTGYPFPIRFLINKSPIIDNICASKSSKIERGVKLAGKIDLGENTVIQSGSQIRGNVKIDEGCTVRSGSRIRGDITIKRGTVLNDSVEMMGGEITIGKYCAIARNSTFQSRNHKTDWPSMQLSFYKDKIGTPLPTECEPICIGNDVWIGTKAIILPGVTIGDGAIVAAGAIVVDDVEPYSLVAGVPASHRKYRFEQPTREKINNISWWDWSEEKISRNEDFFHTDLNQAEDIENIIK; from the coding sequence ATGATGGCTGTACCTTCAGTAGTCCGTTCGATAGGTGGGAAAATCGCAACTGGTACTGGGTATCCATTTCCAATCAGATTTCTTATAAATAAGTCCCCTATAATAGATAATATATGTGCAAGTAAATCGTCAAAAATAGAGCGTGGGGTAAAATTGGCCGGAAAAATTGATCTAGGTGAAAACACCGTAATTCAGTCAGGTAGTCAGATACGGGGGAATGTGAAAATAGATGAGGGGTGTACAGTAAGGTCGGGGTCAAGGATACGGGGCGATATAACGATTAAACGAGGAACAGTTCTGAATGATTCTGTTGAAATGATGGGGGGAGAAATAACGATCGGGAAATATTGTGCAATTGCTAGAAACTCAACATTTCAAAGTCGAAACCATAAAACAGACTGGCCCAGTATGCAGCTTAGTTTCTATAAAGACAAAATTGGAACGCCACTTCCAACAGAATGTGAACCTATATGCATCGGAAATGATGTCTGGATAGGAACAAAAGCAATCATCTTACCTGGAGTAACCATTGGTGATGGAGCAATAGTCGCTGCAGGAGCAATCGTAGTGGATGATGTGGAACCTTACTCACTTGTCGCCGGCGTTCCAGCAAGTCACAGAAAATATCGTTTTGAACAACCCACGAGAGAAAAGATAAATAATATATCATGGTGGGACTGGTCTGAAGAGAAGATCTCCAGAAATGAAGACTTTTTCCACACGGACCTAAACCAAGCAGAGGATATTGAGAACATCATCAAATAG
- a CDS encoding glycosyltransferase family 4 protein, producing MKVGIGVERLFGPQNGPRTYRRRLCPALLELDADLELFCFHFTKQTHELFDHPRVQSVLLPSSPLLAERRLNRLNLDVIHLEAALHRFPFISFFNTPTVSTIHGIEPITLDSMESSLKVDVEKKYIWPQLARTLDQIIAVSGVAKRQLLDNYPLKPDQVTAVYNGINHEQFSPLAETAVDEVFTNLGVERPYYVSVNSYTERKNPETLIQAFDAVADTLPEYSFLIAGPGWEKPKVNRLLRESDNDDRIHRLGTVPYEALPALYTGATAIVSPTYQENFGLTLAESMACGTPVIASNVFAVPETVGNGGILIDDPEDTAGFAAAMERLATHDELRAEYEQSAQEQASRYTWERCASDVLDVYESMVD from the coding sequence ATGAAGGTCGGAATTGGTGTTGAGAGGTTGTTTGGGCCACAAAATGGTCCGAGAACATACCGACGTAGACTCTGTCCTGCTCTTCTTGAACTAGACGCCGATCTCGAGCTATTTTGTTTTCACTTTACTAAACAGACCCATGAATTGTTTGACCACCCTCGGGTACAATCAGTTCTTTTACCATCAAGTCCGTTGCTTGCGGAAAGACGATTAAACCGCCTTAATCTTGATGTGATTCACCTAGAAGCAGCCCTTCACCGCTTTCCATTTATTAGTTTCTTTAATACACCGACTGTTTCAACAATTCATGGTATCGAACCAATAACGCTAGATAGTATGGAATCATCTCTGAAGGTAGATGTTGAGAAAAAGTATATCTGGCCACAATTAGCTCGGACTCTTGACCAAATCATAGCGGTCTCAGGTGTTGCAAAGAGACAGCTACTTGACAACTATCCACTCAAGCCAGACCAGGTAACTGCCGTCTACAACGGCATCAATCATGAGCAGTTTAGTCCACTCGCCGAAACGGCTGTCGACGAGGTGTTCACGAACCTTGGTGTTGAACGTCCATACTACGTCTCTGTGAACAGTTATACCGAGCGGAAAAACCCCGAGACTCTCATCCAAGCGTTCGACGCAGTTGCTGATACACTTCCAGAGTACTCCTTCTTGATCGCCGGACCGGGCTGGGAGAAACCAAAGGTGAATCGACTTCTCCGCGAATCCGACAACGACGACCGCATCCATCGCCTCGGAACAGTGCCATACGAGGCACTGCCTGCGCTGTACACCGGTGCTACGGCTATTGTTTCCCCCACTTATCAGGAAAATTTTGGCCTTACACTTGCAGAGTCAATGGCATGTGGCACGCCGGTCATCGCGTCCAACGTCTTCGCGGTTCCTGAGACAGTCGGTAATGGGGGTATTCTTATTGATGACCCCGAGGATACAGCCGGTTTCGCAGCAGCGATGGAGCGCCTCGCAACTCACGACGAACTCCGTGCTGAATACGAACAGTCCGCCCAAGAGCAGGCTAGTCGGTATACTTGGGAGCGGTGTGCAAGTGATGTCTTGGATGTCTACGAATCTATGGTTGACTAG
- the wzy gene encoding O-antigen polysaccharide polymerase Wzy: protein MNNNNFFTYQLDKSDLTTIVTLIFALPLSVVVAIAPVSANGTLVVLAICGGAPIAVKYVSGGDFFAPTAFLGLGYLISVFGPVLDIAAFGPDDRRLLLGNDPEYLVLPMLLIVVYVAALMTGVALWSGRERRPPVTMGRWNHERARCIGLVFVSIGTVGFLALLLTTGGIPTSLSDLSTKRRPPNEYIRWTAQFLQYGSIILFANYLTSSLSQRWTSGILFGLSFLPATFLPFYTSQRSTLLLFLIALLVIAYYLDEQVTGAKLVSVVPTGIFLSNAMLQFRKASWQGASALEVGNLLRPESLIGFFEANRGNVVAHAHILHMVPEESGYRFGSTLFTWAVFPVPRAVWPSKPINLGQQLGVLIYARGEGIVGSGTPPFIAGELYLNFGIVGVLVGGLVLGVIVGKVMGYLRPSSATNPGLVIFYSIFATQFVVGTMRGDFSPTMVNTLKWVVVMVPAVIFAAGGIQIGRVNSNYVISSTDKSD from the coding sequence ATGAATAATAACAATTTTTTCACTTACCAACTTGATAAGTCAGACCTCACCACGATAGTTACACTCATATTCGCCCTGCCGCTATCAGTAGTCGTAGCTATCGCGCCGGTTTCGGCGAACGGTACTCTCGTGGTATTGGCCATCTGTGGTGGGGCACCAATCGCGGTGAAGTATGTGTCAGGTGGCGACTTTTTCGCTCCAACGGCGTTTCTTGGCCTCGGTTACCTCATCTCAGTCTTCGGCCCAGTACTTGATATTGCCGCGTTTGGTCCCGATGACCGCCGACTGTTGCTTGGAAACGATCCTGAGTACCTCGTCCTTCCAATGCTACTGATCGTCGTTTACGTGGCCGCGCTCATGACTGGGGTGGCACTTTGGTCTGGGCGCGAGAGACGACCGCCCGTCACGATGGGGCGCTGGAACCACGAGCGCGCGCGTTGCATAGGACTCGTATTTGTTTCTATCGGCACAGTAGGATTCTTGGCGCTGTTGCTGACAACTGGGGGGATACCGACCTCACTCAGTGATCTCTCTACAAAACGGCGGCCACCGAACGAGTATATCCGGTGGACGGCGCAGTTTCTCCAGTATGGATCGATCATCTTGTTTGCCAACTATCTCACGTCCAGTTTGTCTCAGCGGTGGACTTCTGGTATACTGTTTGGACTGAGCTTTCTCCCCGCTACATTCCTCCCCTTCTACACAAGCCAACGGTCGACGCTCCTGCTCTTTCTCATCGCGCTACTCGTTATTGCATATTATTTAGATGAACAGGTGACAGGTGCCAAACTTGTATCTGTTGTCCCCACCGGCATTTTCTTGTCGAACGCAATGCTACAGTTCCGGAAAGCGTCGTGGCAAGGGGCTTCGGCTCTTGAGGTAGGGAACCTTCTCCGTCCGGAGAGCCTGATTGGATTTTTTGAGGCTAACAGGGGTAATGTTGTTGCTCACGCACATATCCTCCACATGGTACCCGAAGAGTCCGGTTACCGCTTTGGGAGCACACTGTTCACGTGGGCTGTGTTTCCAGTTCCACGAGCAGTGTGGCCATCGAAGCCAATCAACCTTGGCCAGCAACTCGGCGTTCTCATCTATGCAAGAGGTGAGGGCATCGTCGGCTCCGGTACACCGCCGTTCATCGCTGGTGAGTTATATCTGAATTTCGGGATAGTCGGTGTCCTAGTAGGTGGACTCGTCCTCGGAGTCATCGTTGGGAAAGTCATGGGCTACCTCCGACCGTCGTCCGCAACAAATCCCGGACTGGTGATTTTCTACTCGATCTTCGCCACACAGTTCGTCGTTGGGACAATGCGTGGCGACTTCTCACCAACGATGGTCAACACTCTGAAGTGGGTGGTCGTTATGGTACCCGCAGTGATTTTCGCTGCCGGTGGAATACAGATCGGCAGAGTCAATAGTAACTACGTAATTAGCTCTACTGATAAGTCTGACTAG
- a CDS encoding sulfatase, which yields MESFERPNIVLVVLDTVRARSLDLYGHDRETMPNLRQFGEDATVFKRAYTNAPWTLPAHASLFTGQLPSEHGCHGGSLYFNPDCPTLAERLRNRGYATTGISNNIWISDHFGFNRGFESLYKQWQLFRETRDIGHVLKTNPSVQELAKTLTSGNPLKNLVNGLYGKWLYRRADFGGARTTADAIDLLDSSEEPLFLFLNYMEGHAPYQHHEDSVSFLDADETEDLTELSGQSEEYHLGNIDISNTEFEQLRRLYDGELRYLDDQLSQLFQTLDEADHSNDTMVIVVGDHGENIGDHGLMAHRFSVHDTVLQVPLVIRYPNGESPTADPSSPVDLRYVFQEILRVSGETVNIQRNDEPAVAEYVNPKYTPEAATDGFKGAHFDRRYATVISKTHKLVRDDRGNTKLYVRGGRDFELDGATVDDEAIERDLSKYCPTPRAGAGQAGTEGLSDDVKHHLESLGYR from the coding sequence ATGGAGTCTTTCGAGCGTCCGAACATTGTTCTCGTCGTGCTGGATACCGTCAGAGCACGTAGCTTAGATCTCTACGGTCACGATCGAGAAACCATGCCGAACCTCCGACAGTTCGGCGAGGATGCCACCGTGTTCAAGCGGGCGTACACGAATGCACCATGGACGCTGCCAGCTCATGCATCGCTGTTCACAGGACAGCTCCCATCTGAACACGGCTGTCACGGCGGCTCGCTCTACTTCAACCCCGATTGTCCGACGCTTGCCGAGCGGTTACGCAACCGGGGGTACGCCACGACCGGTATCAGCAATAATATCTGGATAAGCGACCACTTCGGGTTCAACCGGGGATTTGAGTCGCTCTATAAGCAGTGGCAGTTGTTCCGTGAGACGCGTGATATCGGTCATGTGCTAAAGACGAACCCGAGCGTACAGGAGTTGGCGAAAACGCTTACCTCCGGGAACCCACTGAAGAACCTTGTGAACGGGCTTTACGGGAAGTGGCTCTACCGACGAGCCGACTTTGGCGGCGCGAGGACGACGGCGGACGCGATTGATCTGCTTGACAGTTCTGAGGAACCACTCTTTCTCTTCCTGAACTACATGGAGGGTCACGCGCCCTACCAGCATCACGAGGACTCTGTCTCCTTCCTTGACGCCGACGAAACGGAGGACCTGACCGAACTGAGCGGGCAGAGCGAAGAATATCATCTTGGCAATATTGATATCAGTAACACCGAGTTCGAACAATTGCGCCGGCTCTACGATGGGGAGTTGAGGTATCTGGATGATCAACTCAGTCAGTTGTTTCAGACGCTGGACGAGGCGGACCACTCGAATGACACGATGGTGATCGTCGTCGGCGATCACGGCGAGAACATCGGGGACCATGGGCTCATGGCCCATCGGTTCTCGGTTCATGATACGGTGTTGCAGGTGCCGCTGGTCATCAGATACCCTAACGGGGAGAGCCCTACCGCTGACCCGTCGAGCCCGGTTGACCTCCGCTACGTCTTTCAGGAGATCCTCCGTGTGAGCGGAGAAACGGTTAATATACAACGGAACGACGAACCGGCCGTCGCGGAGTACGTCAATCCCAAGTACACCCCGGAAGCGGCTACAGATGGGTTCAAGGGGGCACACTTCGACAGACGGTATGCGACAGTCATTAGCAAGACGCACAAACTAGTCCGAGATGACCGGGGGAACACCAAACTGTATGTCCGGGGCGGTCGGGACTTCGAACTAGACGGCGCGACAGTCGACGACGAGGCAATTGAGCGAGACCTTTCGAAGTATTGCCCGACCCCGAGAGCAGGTGCAGGGCAAGCAGGCACCGAGGGGCTCAGCGACGATGTAAAGCACCATTTGGAAAGTCTCGGGTATCGATGA